A section of the Felis catus isolate Fca126 chromosome B2, F.catus_Fca126_mat1.0, whole genome shotgun sequence genome encodes:
- the IER3 gene encoding radiation-inducible immediate-early gene IEX-1, producing MCHSRSSLPTMTVLRAPTPVSSSSPGPRRGSGPEIFTFDPLPEPAVAPAARPSASRGHRKRSRRVLYPRVVRRQLPVEDPNPAKRLLFLLLTVIFCQILMAEEGVPAPLAPEDTSSGASPTPTPAPPVLESLNLTSEPSDYALDLSTFLQQHPAAF from the exons atGTGTCACTCTCgcagctccctccccaccatgaCCGTTCTGCGggcccccacccctgtctcctcctccagccccggaCCCCGGCGGGGATCTGGTCCTGAGATCTTCACCTTCGACCCTCTTCCGGAGCCCGCGGTGGCCCCTGCCGCGCGCCCCAGCGCCTCCCGCGGGCATCGAAAGCGCAGCCGTAGGGTCCTGTACCCACGAGTG GTCCGGCGCCAGCTGCCAGTCGAGGATCCGAACCCTGCCAAAAGGCTCCTTTTTCTTCTGCTCACCGTCATCTTCTGCCAGATCCTGATGGCTGAAGAGGGTGTGCCGGCACCCTTGGCTCCGGAGGACACCTCCAGCGGCGCAtcccccacgcccacccctgcGCCCCCGGTCCTCGAGTCCCTTAATCTGACCTCTGAGCCCTCAGACTACGCTCTGGACCTCAGCACATTTCTCCAGCAACACCCGGCCGCCTTCTAA